Proteins from a single region of Streptomyces spinoverrucosus:
- a CDS encoding RNA polymerase sigma factor SigF: MRTAPESAKHHPHDDAPDTAAAFRRLAELPAGPERDALRDELVEAWLPMAERLAGRFRSRGENYEDLRQVAALGLVKAVDRYDPARGHAFESYAVPTVTGEIKRHFRDHMWTLHVPRRVQDLRNRVRVAVQELSAGVQGASGRQPSVAEIAEHADMSEEDVRAGLEALESFSALSLDAELPGSEDGYSLGDALGAADPALDTVVDREAVKPRLAALPERERAILYMRFFRDMTQSRIAEQLGISQMHVSRLISRSCDRVREEVMRGAA; this comes from the coding sequence ATGCGAACCGCCCCAGAGAGCGCTAAGCACCACCCCCACGACGACGCCCCCGACACCGCCGCCGCCTTCCGCCGCCTCGCCGAACTGCCCGCCGGACCAGAGCGCGACGCGCTGCGCGACGAGCTCGTCGAGGCCTGGCTGCCCATGGCGGAACGGCTGGCCGGACGGTTCCGCAGCCGGGGCGAGAACTACGAGGACCTGCGTCAGGTCGCGGCCCTCGGGCTGGTCAAGGCCGTCGACCGGTACGACCCCGCGCGCGGGCACGCGTTCGAGAGCTATGCCGTGCCCACGGTCACCGGTGAGATCAAGCGGCACTTCCGGGACCACATGTGGACGTTGCACGTGCCGCGCCGGGTGCAGGATCTGCGCAATCGGGTGCGGGTCGCCGTCCAGGAGCTGTCGGCGGGCGTACAGGGTGCCTCGGGGCGGCAGCCGAGTGTGGCCGAGATCGCCGAGCACGCCGACATGAGCGAGGAGGACGTGCGGGCCGGGCTGGAGGCGCTGGAGAGTTTCAGCGCGTTGTCGCTGGACGCGGAGCTGCCGGGCAGTGAGGACGGGTACTCGCTCGGTGACGCGCTCGGGGCGGCCGATCCGGCGCTGGACACGGTCGTGGACCGGGAGGCGGTGAAGCCTCGGCTGGCCGCGTTGCCGGAGCGGGAGCGGGCGATTCTGTACATGCGGTTCTTCCGGGACATGACGCAGAGTCGGATCGCCGAGCAGTTGGGGATCTCGCAGATGCATGTGTCGCGGTTGATCAGTCGGTCGTGTGATCGGGTGCGGGAGGAAGTGATGCGGGGGGCCGCCTGA